A DNA window from Streptomyces bacillaris contains the following coding sequences:
- a CDS encoding type I polyketide synthase, which translates to MSDLTAARTYGRHEPVAIVGIGCRLPARIEDPTALWQALLDGVDAVRQVPDDRWNATAWAEAEASGGAANRRGGFLDDVTGFDAEYFGIPPAEARQMDPQQRIALEVACAAVEDARRSTASLAGTRTGVFMGAMWQEYPLFTQGAAEAIHAHSAIGWDNSVIPSRIAYALGLRGPAMGVATASSSSLVAVHLAVQSLRSGESDFALAGGVNLMLHPNTSVAMTKLGTQSPDGLCRAFDADGDGYARGEGCAVVALRRLSDALADGDRVYALVHGSAVNNDGATDGLTAPGHEAQTEVLRSAWENAGVAPSSVSYVEAHGTGTPLGDVTEAGALGTVFAPDRPAPLRIGSAKTNFGHLEAAAGVLGLVKAALAVHHGVLPPSLHFRTPNPRIDFAAERLDVVTEAAAWPDGPRFAGVSSFGYGGTNAHVALGEAPGSAPVPAAPDAGGPVCLAVSGRSPNALARNAARLASHLGQSPGTRLSDVAHSLATTRTHHPTRGVVIAGTTDEAVAGLRALAADESHDAVVTGLAAERGRVAFVFPGQGAQWWGMGRSLWEESEAFREAVTACDEALAPHTGFSVAAVVRGQDGTAPPFTRTDVVQPALFAMYVGLAAMWRAWGVEPSAVVGHSQGEVAAAVVSGALSLADGARIVALRARAVQDHAPDGAMGLVERPVGEVTEQLAAYGDALSVAVVNTARSTVVAGDAEALDRFLAQMEATGAYCQRVDVDYASHSPHMDALLPALREQLTGLASTDTGIAFYSSVTGERAAGPELGADYWCRNLREPVRFDRALERLRADGFGTFVEVSPHPVLQIALAQGTEADAAAVVVGTLRRDRGGLEQPLRALAELHVQGVPVSWQRVFPASDTYRTDLPTYAFEHRRYWLDEHDDAIPAVSTASWREDVMALPEPERPGSVVALVTQEAAALLGRPVDAVRPDLTLREQGFDSLMVVELRNRLSARTRVPLPTVLAFDYPTPQAIATLLLTHADAQDPQDRAPDVPPAVAAAPVRPDDDDPVVIVSMACRLPDGIDTPEAFWDLLADGREASSPFPQRWDGWDLGTIEETERAATGRRFERKGGFVRDVEDFDAAFFGLSPREALSLDPQQRLVLEVVWEAIERANLRTASLEGSNTGVYIGAMSSDYDVARRWDVGSSDGYKITGNGSSLISGRVSYTLGLSGPALTIDTACSSSLVALRLACEALRSGECDLALAGGVTVMSTPQIFVEFSRLNGLAADGRCKSFADDADGTSWAEGCGVLVLKRLSDARRDGDRVLAVVRGTAMNQDGRSQGLTAPNGLAQQRVVRSALADGGLTPADIDAVEAHATGTVLGDPIEAGALASVFSGRVRPLHLGSAKSNIGHAQAASGVIGVIKMVLALQHELLPRTLHAEKPNTRIDWTGGELELLREPRKWPRTRRVRRAGISSFGISGTNTHVIIEEAPETPEAVVADRPGDDLVHPLVISGTDTAALRAQARHWAEWLDARPAAPMRDIAHTSAVGRTHFDARAVVFAGNATDAAAALRAVEPGSGKLMGKIAFVFGCQEPQLTGVDRQLLEQSAVFRDTVAECDAALAPLTGWSVLKVLRGEEDRSSPDALPCTLFATHLGLAALWRSWGVEPAAVAGDARGEVAAAVVSGALTLADGARVVALQARARSGGAVGGAMPGIVPARTSVPFHSRLTGEVVPGPQLGGDHWFRDLPEPEPRTLDRALERLRGEGFGAFVEIGPPSEGSLGGVDQLWRAAAELFERGFPLDWERVLGPQCADKVDIPTYAFQRQRFWIGELPSGPVAVTARQSTHGHPWFDATTTLAGGGGRLFTGRLSLDDGPWLADHVVGGQVYVPGAGLIDAALSAARTAGADALADLTLLEPVVLLPGRALRIQATVGEPDAHGRRPFTFHSQPEDTDEPLVWQQHVTGECVTREGADATVPSDLGNWPVPDARSLDVEAFYGRALANGLDYGPAFRGLRELTCRDGVHYARVSLPDALDPGEHGLHPALFDAALQVVVAGLMEAGAAPGPLVPFIWSDVELFRPAGRELTVRVSYGSGGDEDLAPATVWLADPAGDPVARIGGLKFQRGRRRGHPFAEHLYRVGFEPVHPQAETPDPAGTLVVGDAELGAGLGADAVPGLDALVKRLDGRADAPRRLLFTLSDRASAQGHDAERSAAETLRTLQVCLGDARLQGTELVWITRDAVSSSPDDQVRNWAHAAVWGMVRTARTEQPERVLRLIDLDPGTPDFPLLARVIGTGGEPECVVRGGTVHVPRARPTVEETDALVLPDGGGWHLHQREDGQVDVVAAPHDEGAPEPVAPSEARVEVRAAAMSPGHAQVLEFAGTVMEVGSAVTSVRTGDRVMGRATAALGKEIRVEGAALRPMPANLAFAQAAADPSATEPRHDRGSFTAFDVREAPYALRHAQQNAAHKSVLTLPRALDPDGTVLITGGLGELGSALAAHLVRACGVRRLVLLSRRGGSAPEAASFVRDLEAAGAERVDLVAGDIADRAAVAAVLEGIDQGHPLTAVFHLAGVLDDGLVEGFTAERLHRVMAPKVQGALLLDELTERLDLAAFVLFSSAAGTLGTAGQSGYAAANATLDALAANRRKRGLAGLSLAFGLWEQAGVGMTAHLGKAELGRLRRQGIGALTLAEGLHALDVALARPETQLMPVRLELASLRHALGGAEAPPLLRAMLQRTTEGRGTEVAGTTQSLDTRMADASEAERPALLLDLVRSEVADVLGLPGPDSVPADRALRSLGIDSLTMVQLRKRLAKRLNTTLPATLVFDYPTAEAIAGLLLHDATTLRGNEK; encoded by the coding sequence GTGTCTGACCTGACCGCCGCCCGGACGTACGGCCGCCACGAGCCGGTGGCGATCGTCGGCATCGGCTGCCGACTGCCGGCCCGGATCGAGGACCCGACCGCGCTCTGGCAGGCACTGCTCGACGGCGTCGACGCGGTACGCCAGGTGCCGGACGACCGGTGGAACGCCACCGCCTGGGCCGAAGCGGAGGCGTCCGGCGGGGCGGCGAACCGCCGGGGCGGATTCCTCGACGACGTCACGGGCTTCGACGCGGAGTACTTCGGTATCCCACCGGCCGAGGCACGGCAGATGGACCCGCAGCAGCGGATCGCCCTGGAGGTGGCGTGCGCCGCCGTCGAGGACGCGCGGCGTTCCACGGCGAGTCTCGCGGGCACCCGCACCGGCGTCTTCATGGGCGCGATGTGGCAGGAGTACCCGCTGTTCACGCAGGGCGCCGCCGAGGCGATCCACGCCCACTCGGCCATCGGCTGGGACAACTCGGTGATCCCGTCCCGCATCGCCTACGCGCTGGGGCTGCGCGGCCCCGCGATGGGCGTGGCGACCGCGTCCAGCTCCTCCCTCGTCGCGGTGCACCTCGCCGTGCAGAGCCTGCGCTCCGGAGAGTCGGACTTCGCCCTGGCCGGGGGCGTCAACCTGATGCTGCATCCGAACACCTCGGTCGCCATGACGAAACTCGGCACACAGAGCCCCGACGGCCTGTGCCGGGCCTTCGACGCCGACGGCGACGGCTACGCCCGGGGCGAGGGCTGCGCGGTGGTCGCGCTGCGCCGGCTCTCCGACGCGCTCGCGGACGGCGACCGCGTCTACGCGCTGGTGCACGGCAGCGCCGTCAACAACGACGGCGCGACGGACGGACTGACCGCCCCCGGCCACGAGGCGCAGACGGAGGTGCTGCGGTCGGCGTGGGAGAACGCCGGGGTCGCACCGTCGTCGGTGTCGTACGTCGAGGCGCACGGCACGGGCACGCCCCTGGGCGACGTGACGGAGGCGGGCGCGCTCGGCACCGTGTTCGCGCCCGACCGGCCCGCGCCGCTGCGCATCGGCTCCGCGAAGACGAACTTCGGCCATCTCGAAGCGGCGGCCGGTGTGCTCGGACTCGTCAAGGCCGCACTGGCGGTGCACCACGGCGTCCTTCCGCCGAGCCTGCACTTCCGCACACCGAACCCGCGCATCGACTTCGCCGCCGAACGGCTGGACGTGGTCACCGAGGCGGCCGCCTGGCCGGACGGGCCGCGGTTCGCGGGGGTGAGCAGCTTCGGATACGGCGGCACCAACGCCCATGTCGCCCTCGGTGAGGCGCCCGGGAGCGCGCCGGTACCGGCCGCACCGGACGCGGGCGGGCCGGTCTGCCTGGCGGTGTCCGGCAGGAGCCCGAACGCGCTCGCGCGGAACGCCGCACGGCTGGCGAGCCACCTCGGGCAGTCGCCGGGCACGAGGCTGTCCGACGTCGCCCACTCACTGGCGACGACCCGTACGCACCACCCCACGCGCGGTGTGGTGATCGCCGGTACGACGGACGAGGCCGTGGCCGGTCTGCGGGCGCTCGCCGCCGATGAGAGCCACGACGCGGTGGTGACGGGCTTGGCCGCCGAGCGTGGCCGTGTCGCGTTCGTCTTCCCCGGCCAGGGCGCCCAGTGGTGGGGGATGGGCCGGTCGCTGTGGGAGGAGAGCGAGGCGTTCCGCGAGGCCGTGACGGCCTGCGACGAAGCCCTCGCCCCGCACACCGGGTTCTCGGTCGCCGCAGTCGTACGGGGACAGGACGGGACCGCGCCGCCCTTCACCCGTACGGACGTGGTGCAGCCGGCGCTCTTCGCGATGTACGTCGGGCTCGCCGCGATGTGGCGCGCCTGGGGCGTCGAGCCCTCGGCGGTCGTCGGCCACAGCCAGGGCGAGGTGGCCGCGGCGGTCGTCAGCGGGGCGCTGAGCCTGGCGGACGGCGCCCGCATCGTGGCGCTGCGCGCCCGGGCCGTGCAGGACCATGCGCCGGACGGGGCGATGGGGCTCGTGGAGCGCCCGGTGGGCGAGGTCACCGAGCAGCTGGCGGCCTACGGCGACGCGCTGTCCGTCGCGGTGGTGAACACCGCGCGCTCGACCGTCGTGGCCGGAGACGCCGAGGCGCTGGACCGGTTCCTCGCGCAGATGGAGGCCACCGGCGCGTACTGCCAGCGCGTGGACGTGGACTACGCCTCGCACAGCCCCCACATGGACGCCCTGCTGCCCGCCCTGCGCGAACAGCTCACGGGCCTCGCCTCCACGGATACGGGGATCGCCTTCTATTCGAGCGTGACGGGGGAGCGGGCAGCCGGTCCGGAACTCGGCGCGGACTACTGGTGCCGCAACCTGCGCGAGCCGGTCCGCTTCGACCGCGCGCTGGAACGCCTGCGGGCGGACGGGTTCGGGACCTTCGTCGAGGTGAGCCCGCACCCGGTGCTCCAGATAGCCCTGGCGCAGGGAACCGAGGCCGACGCGGCGGCCGTCGTGGTGGGCACCCTGCGCCGTGATCGCGGAGGGCTCGAACAGCCGCTGCGGGCGCTGGCGGAGCTGCACGTCCAAGGGGTCCCGGTCTCCTGGCAGCGGGTGTTCCCGGCCTCCGACACGTACAGGACGGACCTTCCGACGTACGCGTTCGAACACCGCCGCTACTGGCTGGACGAACACGACGACGCGATCCCGGCCGTCAGCACGGCTTCATGGCGCGAGGACGTGATGGCACTGCCCGAACCCGAGCGTCCAGGATCGGTGGTCGCACTCGTCACGCAGGAGGCCGCGGCCCTGCTCGGCCGTCCCGTGGACGCCGTGCGCCCCGACCTGACGCTGCGCGAACAGGGTTTCGACTCCCTCATGGTGGTCGAGCTGCGCAACCGGCTCAGCGCACGCACGCGGGTCCCGCTGCCCACGGTGCTCGCCTTCGACTACCCGACCCCGCAAGCGATCGCGACCCTGCTGCTGACGCACGCCGATGCACAGGACCCGCAGGACCGGGCCCCGGACGTCCCGCCCGCCGTCGCGGCGGCGCCCGTACGGCCCGATGATGACGACCCCGTCGTGATCGTGTCCATGGCCTGCCGGCTTCCGGACGGCATCGACACGCCCGAGGCGTTCTGGGACCTGCTCGCCGACGGCCGCGAAGCCTCCTCCCCGTTCCCCCAGCGCTGGGACGGATGGGATCTCGGCACGATCGAGGAGACGGAGCGCGCCGCCACCGGCAGGCGCTTCGAGCGCAAGGGCGGCTTCGTACGCGACGTCGAGGACTTCGACGCCGCGTTCTTCGGACTCAGCCCACGTGAGGCGCTCTCCCTGGACCCGCAGCAGCGGCTCGTCCTGGAAGTCGTATGGGAGGCGATCGAGCGGGCCAACCTGCGCACCGCGTCCCTCGAGGGCAGCAACACGGGCGTCTACATCGGCGCGATGAGTTCGGACTACGACGTCGCCCGCCGCTGGGACGTCGGGAGCAGCGACGGCTACAAGATCACCGGCAACGGGTCGAGCCTGATCTCCGGCCGGGTGTCCTACACCCTCGGCCTGTCCGGGCCCGCGCTCACCATCGACACCGCGTGCAGCTCCTCGCTCGTGGCCCTGCGCCTGGCGTGCGAGGCGCTGCGCAGCGGCGAATGCGACCTGGCGCTCGCCGGCGGAGTGACCGTGATGAGCACCCCGCAGATCTTCGTCGAGTTCAGCCGCCTCAACGGGCTCGCTGCCGACGGCCGTTGCAAGAGCTTCGCCGACGACGCCGACGGGACGAGCTGGGCGGAAGGCTGCGGCGTCCTGGTCCTCAAGCGGCTCTCGGACGCGCGGCGCGACGGTGACCGCGTACTGGCCGTCGTACGGGGCACCGCCATGAACCAGGACGGCCGCAGCCAGGGCCTCACCGCCCCGAACGGCCTCGCGCAGCAGCGCGTGGTCCGCAGCGCCCTGGCCGACGGGGGCCTGACCCCGGCCGACATCGACGCCGTCGAAGCGCACGCCACCGGCACCGTGCTCGGCGACCCCATCGAGGCCGGAGCCCTTGCCTCGGTGTTCTCCGGCCGCGTACGACCCCTGCACCTGGGATCGGCCAAATCCAACATCGGCCACGCCCAGGCGGCCTCCGGCGTCATCGGCGTCATCAAGATGGTGCTGGCCCTCCAGCACGAACTCCTGCCCCGCACGCTCCACGCGGAGAAGCCGAACACCCGGATCGACTGGACCGGCGGCGAACTGGAGCTTCTGCGGGAGCCGAGGAAGTGGCCCCGGACCCGGCGGGTGCGTCGCGCCGGTATCAGCTCGTTCGGTATCAGCGGCACGAACACGCACGTCATCATCGAAGAAGCACCGGAGACACCGGAGGCCGTCGTCGCGGACCGGCCCGGCGACGATCTCGTCCACCCGCTGGTGATCTCGGGCACCGACACGGCCGCCCTGCGCGCGCAGGCCCGGCACTGGGCCGAGTGGCTCGACGCGCGGCCCGCCGCGCCGATGCGGGACATCGCCCACACCTCCGCCGTCGGCCGTACGCACTTCGACGCCCGCGCCGTGGTCTTCGCGGGCAACGCCACGGATGCCGCCGCAGCCCTGCGGGCGGTCGAGCCCGGCTCCGGCAAGCTGATGGGGAAGATCGCCTTCGTCTTCGGCTGCCAGGAACCGCAGTTGACAGGGGTGGACCGCCAACTGCTGGAGCAGAGCGCGGTGTTCCGCGACACCGTGGCGGAGTGCGACGCCGCCCTCGCGCCGTTGACCGGCTGGTCCGTGCTGAAGGTGCTGCGCGGCGAGGAGGACCGGAGCAGTCCGGATGCGCTGCCGTGCACGCTGTTCGCGACCCACCTCGGACTCGCGGCGCTGTGGCGCAGCTGGGGTGTGGAGCCTGCGGCGGTGGCGGGCGACGCGCGGGGCGAGGTCGCCGCCGCCGTGGTGAGCGGGGCGTTGACCTTGGCGGACGGCGCCCGCGTCGTGGCCCTGCAAGCCCGCGCACGCTCGGGGGGCGCGGTCGGCGGTGCGATGCCGGGGATCGTTCCTGCCCGGACGTCCGTCCCCTTCCATTCGCGCCTGACGGGCGAGGTCGTACCGGGCCCGCAGCTCGGCGGGGACCACTGGTTCCGCGACCTGCCGGAGCCGGAGCCCAGGACGCTCGACCGCGCGCTGGAGCGGCTGCGCGGCGAAGGCTTCGGAGCGTTCGTCGAGATCGGCCCGCCCTCCGAAGGCTCACTGGGCGGCGTGGACCAACTCTGGCGGGCGGCCGCCGAGTTGTTCGAGCGGGGCTTCCCGCTGGACTGGGAGCGAGTCCTCGGGCCCCAGTGCGCCGACAAGGTCGACATCCCGACGTACGCGTTTCAACGCCAGCGCTTCTGGATCGGCGAACTTCCTTCCGGGCCCGTTGCAGTGACGGCACGTCAATCTACGCACGGCCACCCGTGGTTCGACGCGACCACGACGCTCGCAGGCGGTGGCGGCCGCCTGTTCACCGGTCGGCTGTCGCTCGACGACGGCCCGTGGCTGGCCGATCACGTCGTCGGCGGGCAGGTCTACGTGCCGGGCGCGGGCCTGATCGACGCCGCGCTGTCCGCCGCCCGGACCGCGGGCGCCGACGCCCTGGCGGACCTCACGCTGCTGGAGCCGGTCGTCCTCCTGCCGGGCCGGGCACTGCGGATCCAGGCCACCGTCGGTGAGCCGGATGCGCACGGACGGCGCCCCTTCACGTTCCACAGCCAGCCCGAGGACACGGACGAACCGCTGGTCTGGCAGCAGCACGTGACCGGGGAGTGCGTGACCCGGGAGGGCGCCGACGCCACGGTGCCGTCGGACCTCGGCAACTGGCCGGTCCCCGATGCCCGGTCCCTCGACGTCGAGGCCTTCTACGGACGCGCCCTCGCGAACGGGCTCGACTACGGACCGGCGTTCCGGGGACTGCGCGAACTCACCTGCCGCGACGGCGTCCACTATGCGCGGGTCTCCCTTCCCGACGCGCTGGACCCGGGCGAACACGGCCTGCATCCGGCGTTGTTCGACGCGGCACTCCAGGTGGTCGTCGCCGGTCTGATGGAGGCGGGCGCGGCTCCCGGGCCGCTCGTCCCGTTCATCTGGTCGGACGTCGAGCTGTTCCGCCCCGCAGGCAGAGAACTGACCGTGCGCGTGTCGTACGGGTCCGGCGGGGACGAGGACCTCGCACCGGCCACTGTCTGGCTGGCTGACCCGGCAGGCGACCCGGTGGCCCGGATCGGCGGGCTGAAGTTCCAGCGCGGCCGACGCCGCGGACACCCGTTCGCCGAGCACCTCTACCGCGTCGGCTTCGAACCCGTACACCCCCAGGCCGAAACCCCCGACCCCGCGGGCACTCTCGTGGTCGGTGACGCGGAGTTGGGCGCGGGGCTCGGCGCCGACGCCGTACCCGGCCTGGACGCCCTCGTGAAACGGCTCGACGGCAGGGCGGATGCGCCTCGGCGGCTGCTGTTCACGCTGTCCGACCGTGCGTCCGCCCAGGGGCACGACGCGGAACGGAGCGCCGCCGAAACGCTGCGGACGCTTCAGGTGTGCCTCGGTGATGCCCGGCTCCAGGGCACGGAGCTGGTCTGGATCACCCGGGACGCGGTGTCGTCGAGCCCTGACGATCAGGTACGGAACTGGGCCCACGCCGCAGTGTGGGGCATGGTACGCACGGCCCGCACGGAACAACCGGAGCGCGTCCTGCGCCTGATCGACCTCGATCCCGGTACCCCGGACTTCCCGCTCCTGGCACGCGTGATCGGGACCGGCGGCGAGCCGGAGTGCGTAGTGCGCGGCGGGACGGTCCATGTACCACGGGCAAGGCCGACCGTCGAGGAGACCGACGCGCTCGTCCTGCCGGACGGAGGCGGCTGGCACCTGCACCAGCGGGAGGACGGCCAGGTGGACGTCGTCGCCGCCCCGCACGACGAGGGCGCGCCGGAGCCGGTCGCGCCGTCGGAGGCCCGCGTCGAGGTACGGGCCGCCGCGATGAGCCCGGGGCACGCACAGGTCCTGGAGTTCGCGGGGACCGTCATGGAGGTCGGCAGCGCCGTCACCTCCGTACGCACGGGTGACCGGGTCATGGGGCGTGCGACAGCCGCGCTCGGCAAGGAGATCCGGGTGGAGGGCGCCGCCCTCAGGCCGATGCCCGCGAACCTCGCCTTCGCCCAGGCGGCCGCTGATCCGTCCGCCACCGAACCGAGGCACGACAGGGGGTCGTTCACCGCCTTCGACGTGCGCGAAGCGCCGTACGCCCTGCGCCACGCGCAGCAGAACGCCGCCCACAAGAGCGTACTGACCCTGCCACGCGCCCTCGACCCGGACGGCACGGTGCTGATCACCGGCGGTCTCGGCGAGCTGGGCAGCGCGCTCGCCGCCCACCTGGTCCGCGCGTGCGGGGTGCGGCGGCTCGTGCTGCTCTCGCGGCGCGGTGGCAGCGCCCCCGAAGCCGCCTCGTTCGTACGGGACCTCGAAGCCGCAGGCGCCGAGCGGGTGGACCTGGTCGCGGGCGACATCGCGGACCGGGCCGCGGTGGCCGCGGTACTGGAGGGGATCGACCAGGGCCATCCCCTCACGGCCGTGTTCCACCTCGCCGGCGTGCTCGACGACGGCCTGGTGGAGGGCTTCACCGCAGAGCGGCTGCACCGGGTGATGGCCCCCAAGGTCCAGGGCGCGCTGCTGCTCGACGAGTTGACCGAACGGCTGGACCTGGCCGCGTTCGTCCTCTTCTCCTCGGCGGCCGGAACGCTGGGCACCGCCGGACAGAGCGGGTACGCGGCGGCCAACGCGACGCTGGACGCCCTGGCGGCGAACCGGCGCAAGCGGGGCCTTGCCGGACTCAGCCTCGCCTTCGGGCTCTGGGAACAGGCCGGAGTGGGCATGACCGCCCACCTCGGCAAGGCCGAGCTGGGACGCCTGCGGCGTCAGGGGATCGGTGCCCTCACCTTGGCCGAGGGCCTGCATGCCCTGGATGTCGCCCTTGCCCGGCCCGAGACCCAGCTGATGCCCGTACGCCTGGAACTGGCATCGCTGCGCCACGCGCTCGGCGGTGCGGAAGCGCCTCCCTTGCTGCGCGCCATGCTGCAGCGCACAACCGAAGGGCGCGGGACCGAAGTCGCCGGGACCACGCAGTCGCTCGACACCCGGATGGCGGACGCCTCCGAAGCCGAACGACCGGCTCTGCTGCTGGACCTCGTACGCAGCGAAGTCGCGGACGTGCTCGGTCTGCCCGGACCCGACAGCGTGCCGGCCGACCGGGCCCTGCGGTCCCTCGGGATCGACTCGCTCACCATGGTCCAGTTGCGCAAACGCCTCGCCAAGCGGCTGAACACCACGCTGCCCGCCACCCTGGTGTTCGACTACCCGACCGCCGAGGCCATCGCCGGGCTCCTGCTCCATGACGCCACCACCCTGAGAGGGAACGAGAAGTGA
- a CDS encoding ketoacyl-ACP synthase III family protein yields the protein MKTEALFIAGVATYLPPATKVEQAVADGLFDAQDAEDTQLESVREATDEAPPEMAVAAARDALERSGHRAEDIALLLHACVYFQGLELYPTASYIHREVLGDHSALAFEVKNASNGCMTALDMAARSLAATDDVAALVTTADKVSPPAIDRWNSDIGIVPGDGASAMVLSKRSGFAQVLSTSTVSDPTLERLHRGDAPFTPHHDPTLPIDLRLRKLQYLGDVELDEFTRRFRAGLSDCVDRALRDAGTGLEDIARFVVPHFGRIVLQREVLAALDIDLDLTTWSWGRTVGHLGAGDQIAGLGHLVEQRAVDAGDLCMLLGVGAGFTWTCAVVRIVELPEWPAPSAGSGLGGGRI from the coding sequence GTGAAGACAGAGGCCCTGTTCATCGCGGGTGTCGCCACCTACCTGCCCCCGGCGACCAAGGTCGAACAAGCCGTCGCAGACGGCCTGTTCGACGCCCAGGACGCCGAGGACACGCAGCTGGAGTCGGTCCGCGAGGCCACGGACGAAGCTCCGCCCGAGATGGCGGTGGCCGCTGCCAGAGATGCCCTGGAAAGGTCCGGGCACCGGGCCGAGGACATCGCGCTGCTGCTGCACGCCTGCGTGTACTTCCAGGGCCTCGAGCTGTACCCGACGGCCTCCTACATCCACCGCGAAGTGCTCGGGGACCATTCGGCCCTCGCCTTCGAGGTCAAGAACGCTTCCAACGGCTGCATGACCGCGCTGGACATGGCGGCGCGGTCCCTCGCGGCCACCGACGACGTGGCGGCGCTGGTGACCACCGCCGACAAGGTCAGCCCGCCCGCGATCGACCGCTGGAACAGCGACATCGGCATCGTCCCCGGCGACGGCGCGTCGGCGATGGTGCTCAGCAAGAGGTCAGGGTTCGCCCAGGTGCTGAGCACCTCCACGGTGTCGGACCCCACCCTCGAGCGCCTGCACCGCGGCGACGCCCCCTTCACGCCCCACCACGACCCCACGCTCCCCATCGATCTGCGGCTGCGCAAGCTGCAGTACCTGGGAGACGTGGAACTCGACGAGTTCACCCGCCGGTTCCGGGCCGGCCTCAGCGACTGCGTCGACCGGGCCCTGCGCGACGCGGGCACGGGTCTGGAGGACATCGCCCGGTTCGTGGTTCCGCACTTCGGGCGCATCGTGCTGCAACGCGAGGTCCTCGCCGCACTCGACATCGACCTCGACCTCACGACCTGGTCCTGGGGCCGCACCGTCGGCCACCTCGGCGCGGGCGACCAGATCGCCGGACTCGGCCACCTCGTGGAGCAGCGCGCCGTGGACGCCGGTGACCTCTGCATGCTGCTCGGCGTCGGCGCCGGCTTCACCTGGACGTGCGCCGTGGTCCGGATCGTCGAGCTTCCCGAGTGGCCGGCGCCGTCGGCCGGATCCGGCCTCGGAGGCGGGCGGATCTGA
- the fabD gene encoding ACP S-malonyltransferase: protein MRCYVFPGQGTQKKGMGRSLFGRFPDLRRRADRVLGYPIEELCLENPERRLSDTAYAQPAIYVVNALHWSAAQEDLPPADFFAGHSLGEYSALFAAGAFDFETGLTLVRRRAELMSQVSGGAMAAVVGLSEQIVEETLKRHGATGVVIANYNAPEQFVLSGSREELARIKPAFEQVEGVRGFVPVRVSGPFHAPAMAPAADRFRSLLASVEVGELRTPVISNVTGRPFGPDAQEVRDLLADQIAQPVRWTDCIRYLRDAGVSAFTELGESKVLTSLIDRITTAQEPAPELAKEPAPELAKEPAEDPAREPAEEPAPDPRRDLIERIKREILQPEIGDEALAFDEDASFRQLGLNSIIYVRLARRAGTVLGVPIKPDVIFQHRSCAALADYLLTRDDIAGSAPPEAPPAPLREYQDERVTALLRDCANGTLTVDRTIEAIRALA from the coding sequence ATGCGCTGCTACGTGTTCCCGGGACAGGGCACCCAGAAGAAGGGGATGGGACGGAGCCTCTTCGGAAGGTTCCCCGACCTCCGCCGCCGCGCCGACCGGGTGCTCGGCTACCCGATCGAAGAGCTCTGCCTGGAGAACCCGGAACGACGGCTGTCCGACACGGCGTACGCGCAGCCCGCGATCTACGTCGTCAACGCGCTGCACTGGTCGGCGGCGCAGGAGGACCTGCCCCCCGCGGACTTCTTCGCGGGCCACAGCCTCGGTGAGTACAGCGCCCTGTTCGCGGCCGGCGCCTTCGACTTCGAAACCGGCCTGACGCTGGTGCGACGCCGTGCGGAACTGATGAGCCAGGTCAGCGGCGGTGCGATGGCCGCGGTCGTCGGTCTCTCCGAGCAGATCGTCGAGGAGACCCTGAAGCGGCACGGTGCCACCGGCGTCGTCATCGCCAACTACAACGCGCCCGAGCAGTTCGTGCTCTCCGGCAGCCGCGAGGAACTGGCGCGGATCAAACCGGCCTTCGAGCAGGTGGAGGGCGTCCGGGGCTTCGTCCCGGTCCGCGTCAGCGGCCCCTTCCACGCCCCGGCGATGGCCCCGGCCGCCGACCGCTTCCGCTCCCTGCTGGCCTCGGTCGAGGTGGGCGAACTGCGGACACCGGTCATCTCCAACGTGACGGGCCGCCCGTTCGGCCCCGACGCGCAGGAAGTCCGCGATCTGCTGGCCGACCAGATAGCCCAGCCCGTCCGCTGGACCGACTGCATCCGGTATCTGCGGGACGCGGGCGTGTCGGCCTTCACGGAACTGGGCGAATCGAAGGTGCTCACCTCCCTCATCGACCGGATCACCACCGCGCAGGAGCCCGCACCGGAGCTCGCGAAGGAGCCCGCACCGGAGCTCGCGAAGGAGCCCGCAGAGGACCCTGCGCGGGAGCCCGCGGAGGAGCCCGCGCCCGACCCGCGCCGGGACCTGATCGAGCGCATCAAGCGCGAGATCCTCCAGCCGGAGATCGGAGACGAGGCGCTGGCCTTCGACGAGGACGCGTCGTTCCGGCAGCTCGGCCTGAACTCCATCATCTACGTCCGCCTGGCCCGCCGGGCCGGGACGGTCCTCGGCGTTCCCATCAAACCGGACGTCATCTTCCAGCACCGTTCCTGCGCCGCCCTGGCGGACTATCTCCTGACCCGCGACGACATCGCCGGGTCCGCACCGCCCGAGGCCCCACCCGCGCCTCTGCGCGAATACCAGGACGAACGGGTGACGGCCCTGCTGCGCGACTGTGCGAACGGAACCCTCACCGTGGACCGGACCATCGAGGCGATCCGCGCCCTCGCGTGA